In Strigops habroptila isolate Jane chromosome 4, bStrHab1.2.pri, whole genome shotgun sequence, a single genomic region encodes these proteins:
- the PARVA gene encoding alpha-parvin isoform X3: MLEENEVRTMVDPNSRNDPKLQELMKVLIDWINDVLVGERIIVKDLAEDLYDGQVLQKLFEKLESEKLNVAEVTQSEIAQKQKLQTVLEKINETLKLPPRSIKWNVDSVHAKSLVAILHLLVALSQYFRAPIRLPDHVSIQVVVVQKRDGILQSRQIQEEITGNTEALSGRHERDAFDTLFDHAPDKLNVVKKTLITFVNKHLNKLNLEVTELETQFADGVYLVLLMGLLEGYFVPLHSFFLTPDSFEQKVLNVSFAFELMQDGGLEKPKPRPEDIVNCDLKSTLRVLYNLFTKYRNVE, from the exons ATGCTAG aggaaaatgaagtcCGAACAATGGTTGATCCAAATTCAAGAAATGACCCAAAATTACAAGAACTAATGAAG GTATTAATTGACTGGATTAATGATGTGTTGGTAGGAGAGAGGATTATTGTGAAAGACTTGGCTGAAGACCTGTATGATGGACAAGTATTGCAGAAATTATttg AGAAACTTGAAAGTGAGAAGCTGAATGTTGCTGAAGTTACTCAGTCTGAAATTGCTCAGAAACAGAAGCTACAGACAGTGCTTGAAAAGATCAATGAAACCCTTAAACTTCCTCCAAGAAGCATTAAATGGAATGTTGACT CTGTTCATGCTAAAAGCCTCGTAGCAATACTTCATCTTCTGGTTGCATTATCACAGTATTTTCGAGCACCAATCCGACTCCCAGATCATGTGTCCATTCAGGTGGTTGTTGTGCAG aaacgAGACGGAATCCTCCAGTCTCGACAAATCCAAGAGGAAATAACTGGTAACACTGA gGCATTATCAGGAAGGCATG aaagagacGCATTTGACACTTTATTTGACCATGCTCCAGACAAGCTCAATGTAGTGAAAAAG acTCTCATCACCTTTGTGAACAAGCATCTGAATAAATTGAATTTGGAGGTCACTGAACTGGAGACCCAG TTTGCAGATGGTGTGTACTTAGTCCTGCTAATGGGTCTCCTAGAAGGCTATTTTGTTCCTCTGCATAGCTTTTTCTTGACTCCTGATAGTTTTGAACAAAAG GTCCTCAATGTATCCTTTGCATTTGAGCTAATGCAAGATGGTGGATTGGAAAAACCAAAGCCAAGACCAGAAG ATATTGTAAATTGTGACCTGAAGTCTACACTGAGAGTACTGTACAATTTGTTTACCAAATACAGGAACGTGGAGTGA
- the PARVA gene encoding alpha-parvin isoform X2, translating into MSGLHISELQEEGINAINLPLSPIPFELDPEDTMLEENEVRTMVDPNSRNDPKLQELMKVLIDWINDVLVGERIIVKDLAEDLYDGQVLQKLFEKLESEKLNVAEVTQSEIAQKQKLQTVLEKINETLKLPPRSIKWNVDSVHAKSLVAILHLLVALSQYFRAPIRLPDHVSIQVVVVQKRDGILQSRQIQEEITGNTEALSGRHERDAFDTLFDHAPDKLNVVKKTLITFVNKHLNKLNLEVTELETQFADGVYLVLLMGLLEGYFVPLHSFFLTPDSFEQKVLNVSFAFELMQDGGLEKPKPRPEDIVNCDLKSTLRVLYNLFTKYRNVE; encoded by the exons ATGTCTGGACTTCACA taTCTGAATTACAGGAAGAAGGAATAAATGCCATTAACTTACCTCTCAGTCCAATTCCATTTGAACTAGACCCTGAGGACACTATGCTAG aggaaaatgaagtcCGAACAATGGTTGATCCAAATTCAAGAAATGACCCAAAATTACAAGAACTAATGAAG GTATTAATTGACTGGATTAATGATGTGTTGGTAGGAGAGAGGATTATTGTGAAAGACTTGGCTGAAGACCTGTATGATGGACAAGTATTGCAGAAATTATttg AGAAACTTGAAAGTGAGAAGCTGAATGTTGCTGAAGTTACTCAGTCTGAAATTGCTCAGAAACAGAAGCTACAGACAGTGCTTGAAAAGATCAATGAAACCCTTAAACTTCCTCCAAGAAGCATTAAATGGAATGTTGACT CTGTTCATGCTAAAAGCCTCGTAGCAATACTTCATCTTCTGGTTGCATTATCACAGTATTTTCGAGCACCAATCCGACTCCCAGATCATGTGTCCATTCAGGTGGTTGTTGTGCAG aaacgAGACGGAATCCTCCAGTCTCGACAAATCCAAGAGGAAATAACTGGTAACACTGA gGCATTATCAGGAAGGCATG aaagagacGCATTTGACACTTTATTTGACCATGCTCCAGACAAGCTCAATGTAGTGAAAAAG acTCTCATCACCTTTGTGAACAAGCATCTGAATAAATTGAATTTGGAGGTCACTGAACTGGAGACCCAG TTTGCAGATGGTGTGTACTTAGTCCTGCTAATGGGTCTCCTAGAAGGCTATTTTGTTCCTCTGCATAGCTTTTTCTTGACTCCTGATAGTTTTGAACAAAAG GTCCTCAATGTATCCTTTGCATTTGAGCTAATGCAAGATGGTGGATTGGAAAAACCAAAGCCAAGACCAGAAG ATATTGTAAATTGTGACCTGAAGTCTACACTGAGAGTACTGTACAATTTGTTTACCAAATACAGGAACGTGGAGTGA